The proteins below come from a single Neochlamydia sp. AcF84 genomic window:
- a CDS encoding transposase has product MEKKLNYRIRNWSDYNKALEQRGSITLWFSDETIKGWRENKSTGKKGRPRIYSADAILCVLMIRAAYHLPLRAVRGFVSSLITLLALGLPVPCYTRICRRAKELGQELTKLSRKRPT; this is encoded by the coding sequence ATGGAAAAAAAGCTTAACTACCGCATACGTAACTGGTCGGATTATAACAAAGCTTTAGAACAAAGAGGAAGCATAACTTTATGGTTTTCGGATGAAACTATTAAAGGATGGAGGGAAAATAAAAGCACGGGGAAGAAGGGCCGTCCAAGAATTTACTCTGCTGACGCTATCCTATGCGTGTTGATGATTAGGGCGGCTTATCATTTACCCCTCCGTGCTGTACGAGGGTTTGTGTCATCGCTGATTACTTTGCTGGCTTTGGGATTGCCTGTTCCTTGTTATACCCGCATTTGTAGGCGTGCTAAAGAGCTTGGGCAAGAGCTTACAAAGCTAAGCCGTAAGCGTCCGACAG